The window TAATATTTCATTATATTCCTATGTATGGAGTAATAATTGCATTCAAAGATTACAATTTTAGAAAAGGTATTTTAGGTAGTGAATGGGTAGGGTTTAAACATTTTATAAGATTTTTCGAAAATCCGTTCTTTTGGAGGTTAATTAGAAATACAATTCTCATTAACGTTTATCAAATAATATTTGTATTTCCTCTGCCAATTATATTTGCTCTTTTTCTAAACGAACTTCGCGACGGTTTTTATAAGAGATTTGTCCAAACAGTTAGCTATTTACCTCACTTTATTTCTCTTCCTGCAATAATTGGTATGATGGTAATGTTTTTATCACCAACAGATGGTGTTATAAATATGATACTTCAGAAGATGGGACTACCAACAATATATTTTATGGCTGACCCAAAATGGTTTAGACCACTTTATATCATAAGCGATATATGGCAACATTTGGGCTGGGGGGCGATAATTTATATAGCAGCGCTTAGTAATGTAAATCCAGAACTTTATGAGGGTGCTGTAATAGATGGAGCAACAAGAGTGCAAATGATGAGATATATTTCAATACCATCAATAATGCCTACAATTGTTATAATGCTTCTTTTAAGAATTGGTCACATTATGTCGTTGGGTGCAGAGAAGGTTTTACTTATGCAAAGTCCTCTTAATTACGAAACCTCAGACGTTATAAGTACATATGTTTACAGAAGGGGACTTGTATATGGTGAGTATAGTTATACGACTGCAATAGGACTTTTTAACTCATTGATAAATCTCACAATTCTCATTATTGCAAATAAGATTACAAAAAAAGTTACAGAAACAGGACTCTTTTAGTGGAGGCGAAATTTTATGGTGAAAGATAATTCGCTATCAACCAAAATTCTGACGTTAATTGTTCATACTACTATGATATTTGTTTTAATCGTAACTTTATATCCTGTATTAAATGTATTTGCTTCATCTTTAAGCAGTGCAGATGCAAACAACAGGGGAATAGTTACCATTTTTCCAATTGGTTTTACGTTAGATTCATACAAGATGATATTTACAGCAGGAGCAGTACCGCGAGCATTTAAAAACTCAGTTGTTTACACTGTTATAGGAACATTTATAAATCTTATTTTGACAACTTCATTCGCATATCCGCTATCAAGAAAAAATTTGCCACTAAAGTCCTTTTATACTTGGCTTGTTATCATAACTATGTATTTTTCAGGTGGCTTAATTCCCCTTTTTATATTAGTAAAAAATTTAGGACTATATGATACAATGTGGGCATTGATATTACCTGGAGCAATTCATACAACAAACCTTATCATAATGCGAACATTTTTCCAAAATATTCCTCACGAATTAGAAGAATCTGCTTATCTTGATGGAGCAAATGAATTTGTTATATTTACAAGGATAGTTTTACCACTTTCAAAAGCAGCACTTGCAACTGTAGGGCTTTATTATGCTGTTGGGCATTGGAATTCATGGTTTAATGCCATGATATTTTTGAGTGACCAGAGAAAATTTCCTCTGCAGCTTGTTTTGAGAGATATTATAATGCTTGCTCAGATACTTCAGCAAGCGGCTGAAGCAGGTGATTTGAGTGCAAGGCAAGAGTTGGGATTAATAAATGCAAAGGGGGTGAAATATGCAACACTCTTTGTTTCGATGGTTCCAATGTTAGCTGTTTATCCATTTGTCCAAAAGTATTTTGTCAAAGGAGTTATGATAGGGTCATTAAAAGATTAAAAACCTGCAAAAAGGGGGATAGAAAGATGAAAGGTAAAAAAATATTTGTGATTTTTCTGACAGTTGCTTTTTTGATATCTATTTCGACTTTAGGATTTTCATTTGGAAAAGCAGCTACATCTAAAAAGCTAATTACAATTACTACTCATACGACTTCGAGTCAACCACCAGCAGTTACAGATTTATATAAAAAGAAATTGAGAGAAAAATTTGGCATTGATTTAAAAACAATATATATTCCTCAAAGTGACTATGTTACAAAAATGTCTTTGCTTTTTGCAAGTAATATGGCACCGGACTGGATACGTGCTTTAAGGCCTGAGTATAATTTGAATGAGTGGATTGCAGCAGGATATTTAATTGGTTTTACTCAGGACGAAATAAAAAAGAAATGGCCGAACTACTTAAAGATATGGACAAAGGAAGAGTGGGATTACCTCTATAAAATAGTACGTTATAGTGATGGTAAAGTATATTCTTTCCATGGAAGACGTATAGCTCCAGTGGATATGGCTTTTTTATACAGAAAAGAGATATTTGATAGATATAATTTAAAGTTTCCAACCACAGTTGATGAGTTTTATAAAACATGTATATTCTTAAGACAAAAAACAGGTAAAGTTGTTTATCTACACGCAAATGCAGTTTCTGGTAATTTGAGTCTTTGGGCTTTTACAGGGATATTCTTAATGTATGGTTTGCCTGAACTTGCACCAAGACAGATTTCTTATGTAGACCCACTTACCAAGAAATTTGTTCCGTTTGCGTTCAATCAAAATAATTACCGGCAAGCACTGATTTTGATAAACAAACTTTACAAAGCTGGTTGCATATGGAAGGAATATGCAACAGCAACTCGTGACCAGTTGGATAAGTTCAGAACACAAGGGCAAGGAATAATTATGTGGGCATATCCAGCGAATATAGGAACTTACAATAATTTGTATAGAAATACAGATAAAGACACAAACTGGGTATGGTCTAAGGATGTACCAACAGCATATCCTGGTAAGGCATACTTTTTCAAGAGAAATCCTTTACATTTTGCAGATGGTCATGGGTTTAATTCAAGCATCAGCAAAGAAAAGTTAGATAGGCTTCTTGAATATTTGAACTGGGCACTGAGTGAAGAAGGGCAGATATTCCATACTTACGGGGAATATGGTGTTACTTATAAAAAAGAAGGAAACAAATACGTATATATGAGCCATATTCAAACTCCAACCAATCCCGCGGGTAAGTATAGCTTACAAGACTATGGATTTCCATTTGCGGCACCGAACGGTTTTATGGTGGCATATCCTCAGGCTGTAGAAACATATGCACCTATTTATGCAGAACTTGCAAAAACTTTTTTGAATAGACCAAAGTATTACTATATTAGGGAAGAACCCATGATGTATACAAAAGAAGAAATGGCAGAAAGAGCAGAGTTAGAATCGAATATCATGGCGGTTGTAGATGAATATTGCATGAAGTTTGTAACAGGTCAGTTAGACCCAAGTAATAACAAAGATTGGCAACAATATCTGAATGTTCTCAATAAAGTTGGTCTACAACGCTTGATAACAATTAGGATAAATGCGTACAATAGAGCTAAGAAGTAAGAAATACAAAAAACAATAAAGGGGCTGTTTGAAATACAGCCCCTTCTTTTTTCTTATTTTCAACGGTATAAAAAATGGCAGGGGCGGAGGGACTCGAACCCCCAGCCAACGGTTTTGGAGACCGCTACTCTACCAATTGAGCTACGCCCCTACACTTATTTTATTATAAGGGAAGAGATGTAGAATTGTCAATATCTTTTTAGGATGCACTTTTGAAAAGTCAAGGAAAAAACCAGATATAATAGGAATAAATGATATTTAAAGATAATAATAGTTTGGTTTTGAGTGAGATTTGTGATATAATTTATTTGAAATTCACAATTATTATAGGAGGGAGTAATGTTGAATACCACATCAGAACAACAGAAACAAATCAATATAGCATACATTGGTGGGGGTTCACGCGGCTGGGCATGGAGGTTGATGACTGATTTAGCTTTAGAGAAGGATTTGAGTGGTACTGTAAGACTTTACGACATTGATTTTGAAGCTGCTAAGACAAATGAAGTAATAGGCAATAAGCTTTCAAGCAAGCCTGAGGTAGTAGGGAAGTGGAAATATGTTGCTGTAGAGAGCTTAGATGAAGCTTTATATGGTGCAGATTTTGTTATCATTTCGATTTTGCCTGGGACTTTTGAAGAGATGTATTCGGATGTCCATGTTCCTGAGAAATATGGTATATACCAGTCTGTAGGTGACACAACAGGACCAGGAGGTCTTATCAGAGGACTTAGGACTGTTCCTATGTATGTTGAATTTGCAGAAGCTATAAAGAGAAATTGTCCAGATGCTTGGGTTATCAATTACACAAAT is drawn from Caldicellulosiruptor diazotrophicus and contains these coding sequences:
- a CDS encoding ABC transporter permease, producing the protein MEVTFNKKETFRTYFKNFWKSMKKTKYLHLLALPGVLYYIIFHYIPMYGVIIAFKDYNFRKGILGSEWVGFKHFIRFFENPFFWRLIRNTILINVYQIIFVFPLPIIFALFLNELRDGFYKRFVQTVSYLPHFISLPAIIGMMVMFLSPTDGVINMILQKMGLPTIYFMADPKWFRPLYIISDIWQHLGWGAIIYIAALSNVNPELYEGAVIDGATRVQMMRYISIPSIMPTIVIMLLLRIGHIMSLGAEKVLLMQSPLNYETSDVISTYVYRRGLVYGEYSYTTAIGLFNSLINLTILIIANKITKKVTETGLF
- a CDS encoding ABC transporter substrate-binding protein, whose product is MKGKKIFVIFLTVAFLISISTLGFSFGKAATSKKLITITTHTTSSQPPAVTDLYKKKLREKFGIDLKTIYIPQSDYVTKMSLLFASNMAPDWIRALRPEYNLNEWIAAGYLIGFTQDEIKKKWPNYLKIWTKEEWDYLYKIVRYSDGKVYSFHGRRIAPVDMAFLYRKEIFDRYNLKFPTTVDEFYKTCIFLRQKTGKVVYLHANAVSGNLSLWAFTGIFLMYGLPELAPRQISYVDPLTKKFVPFAFNQNNYRQALILINKLYKAGCIWKEYATATRDQLDKFRTQGQGIIMWAYPANIGTYNNLYRNTDKDTNWVWSKDVPTAYPGKAYFFKRNPLHFADGHGFNSSISKEKLDRLLEYLNWALSEEGQIFHTYGEYGVTYKKEGNKYVYMSHIQTPTNPAGKYSLQDYGFPFAAPNGFMVAYPQAVETYAPIYAELAKTFLNRPKYYYIREEPMMYTKEEMAERAELESNIMAVVDEYCMKFVTGQLDPSNNKDWQQYLNVLNKVGLQRLITIRINAYNRAKK
- a CDS encoding carbohydrate ABC transporter permease — encoded protein: MVKDNSLSTKILTLIVHTTMIFVLIVTLYPVLNVFASSLSSADANNRGIVTIFPIGFTLDSYKMIFTAGAVPRAFKNSVVYTVIGTFINLILTTSFAYPLSRKNLPLKSFYTWLVIITMYFSGGLIPLFILVKNLGLYDTMWALILPGAIHTTNLIIMRTFFQNIPHELEESAYLDGANEFVIFTRIVLPLSKAALATVGLYYAVGHWNSWFNAMIFLSDQRKFPLQLVLRDIIMLAQILQQAAEAGDLSARQELGLINAKGVKYATLFVSMVPMLAVYPFVQKYFVKGVMIGSLKD